From one Gallionella capsiferriformans ES-2 genomic stretch:
- the alr gene encoding alanine racemase, producing the protein MPRPIQALIDQNALENNLHVARRAASSRIMAVIKADGYGHGLLRVAEALAAAEGFALLDIQDAVRLREAGYRQTILLLEGFFDAADLALIAAYELTTVIHSNWQIALLDAYPGRGTLDVWLKVNSGMHRLGFSPEGVNAAMKSLRAHAAVREITLMSHFSHADEPRGVSLQLALINEIASEYRVARSLANSAALLRYPATHGDWVRPGVMLYGASPFADTSAQQLGLKPVMTLSSRIIAIQNLQAGDEVGYAGVFRADRTMRIGVVACGYADGYPRHAPNGTPVLVDGRKTQLLGRISMDMLCVDLTALPDSGMGAQVTLWGQGLPVETVAAAAGTISYELMCGLTARVPVRL; encoded by the coding sequence ATGCCGCGTCCTATACAAGCACTCATCGATCAAAATGCGCTCGAAAACAATTTGCATGTCGCGCGCCGTGCGGCGTCATCACGCATCATGGCGGTTATCAAGGCCGATGGTTATGGGCACGGGCTGTTGCGCGTAGCCGAAGCGCTGGCGGCGGCAGAGGGTTTTGCGCTGCTCGACATACAGGACGCCGTGCGTTTGCGGGAAGCCGGCTATCGCCAGACGATATTGCTGCTCGAAGGTTTCTTTGATGCGGCCGATCTGGCGTTGATTGCCGCCTACGAGCTTACGACGGTGATACACAGCAACTGGCAGATTGCGTTGCTCGACGCCTATCCGGGGCGCGGCACGCTCGATGTGTGGCTCAAGGTGAACAGCGGCATGCACAGGCTGGGTTTCTCACCTGAAGGGGTGAACGCGGCGATGAAGTCTTTGCGTGCTCATGCCGCAGTGCGTGAAATCACGCTGATGAGTCACTTTTCTCATGCCGATGAGCCGCGCGGCGTTTCCTTACAACTGGCGCTGATCAACGAGATTGCCTCGGAATATCGGGTGGCGCGCAGTCTGGCTAATTCGGCCGCGCTGCTGCGCTATCCTGCGACGCATGGCGACTGGGTGCGCCCGGGGGTCATGCTATACGGCGCATCGCCGTTTGCCGACACCAGCGCGCAGCAATTGGGATTGAAGCCGGTCATGACGCTATCGAGTCGGATTATCGCCATTCAGAATTTACAGGCGGGTGACGAAGTCGGTTACGCAGGCGTGTTCCGTGCGGACAGGACGATGCGTATCGGTGTGGTCGCCTGCGGTTATGCGGACGGCTACCCGCGTCACGCGCCCAATGGTACGCCTGTGCTGGTCGACGGGCGCAAGACGCAGTTGCTCGGTCGCATTTCAATGGATATGCTGTGTGTCGATTTGACCGCCCTGCCGGACAGCGGGATGGGGGCGCAGGTGACGCTGTGGGGGCAGGGCTTGCCGGTTGAAACGGTTGCCGCTGCTGCGGGTACCATTAGTTATGAACTGATGTGTGGGCTGACGGCACGTGTGCCTGTCCGGCTGTAA
- a CDS encoding flagellar brake protein has protein sequence MNDKFQPVKAADIPLGIPLAWSVYDKHGHLLLREGVMVESQRQLDGLIENGLFRERRSVHVARKTAVADPDEAKSKSPDKTEDLLSVKLVIGDTIQLQDFSSDKQRYFVKLIGFMNKKSVLVSHPRQDEKLSFIKEGHGFMVRGFAGTKTFEFSSNVISVCLTPYPYLHLAFPPQVKTTCMRKAVRIKLKLVCSVESPALGGKLPAIIEDMSISGARIQAAKSFGQVGDTVSVSLRMQVAGETQVFLVSSVIRNVHVENDSKSGESIVMHGMEFVQTLSVDLTLLQNFIYKSMLET, from the coding sequence ATGAACGATAAATTTCAGCCGGTTAAAGCTGCCGATATTCCCCTGGGGATTCCGCTGGCCTGGTCAGTGTACGATAAACACGGTCACTTGTTGCTGCGCGAAGGGGTGATGGTTGAATCGCAGCGTCAGCTCGACGGTCTGATCGAAAATGGTCTGTTCCGTGAGCGCCGTAGTGTACATGTCGCCAGAAAAACCGCTGTCGCTGACCCTGATGAGGCGAAGTCAAAAAGTCCGGATAAGACGGAAGACTTGCTGTCGGTCAAGCTCGTCATTGGCGACACGATACAATTACAGGACTTTTCTTCGGACAAGCAGCGCTATTTTGTGAAACTGATCGGTTTTATGAATAAAAAAAGTGTGCTGGTCTCCCATCCCCGTCAGGATGAAAAATTGAGTTTCATCAAGGAAGGGCATGGATTCATGGTGCGCGGCTTTGCCGGTACCAAAACATTTGAATTCAGCAGCAATGTCATCAGCGTTTGTCTCACGCCCTATCCTTACCTGCATCTGGCATTTCCGCCTCAGGTTAAAACTACTTGCATGCGCAAAGCGGTGCGCATCAAACTCAAACTCGTGTGCTCGGTTGAGTCTCCTGCGCTTGGAGGTAAGCTGCCTGCCATTATTGAGGATATGAGTATTTCCGGCGCGCGCATTCAAGCGGCGAAATCATTCGGTCAGGTGGGAGACACGGTGTCAGTCAGTTTGCGTATGCAGGTCGCCGGCGAAACTCAGGTGTTTTTAGTGTCCTCGGTGATTCGCAACGTGCATGTTGAAAATGACAGTAAGAGCGGTGAGAGTATCGTGATGCACGGCATGGAGTTTGTTCAGACGCTGAGTGTGGATTTGACCTTGCTGCAAAATTTTATCTATAAATCGATGTTGGAGACTTAA
- a CDS encoding S-methyl-5'-thioadenosine phosphorylase: MLGIIGGSGVYHIEGLENSRWVKVESSFGDPSDEILLAELAGQPIAFLPRHGRGHRISPSDINFRANIDAMKRLGVTDIISVSAVGSLREDLPPGTFVIVDQFIDRTFAREKSFFGTGLVAHISMAHPVCNRLGDHLFAAAESLNIPVARGGTYLVMEGMQFSSLAESELYRSWRCDVIGMTNMPEAKLAREAEICYATVAMVTDFDCWHPEHDNVTVDAIVKVLLANADKARALVKAVAHPVHADSCAGTCACRSALQYAILTAPEARDAAMLEKLSAVAGRILNPQS, from the coding sequence ATGTTGGGCATTATTGGCGGCAGCGGTGTTTATCATATAGAAGGGCTGGAGAATTCGCGCTGGGTCAAGGTGGAATCCAGTTTTGGCGACCCTTCGGACGAGATTTTGCTCGCTGAGCTGGCCGGACAGCCCATCGCATTTTTGCCGCGCCACGGCAGAGGGCATCGTATTTCACCGTCGGATATCAACTTTCGCGCCAATATCGATGCGATGAAGCGTCTGGGGGTGACTGACATCATTTCGGTCAGTGCGGTAGGCTCGTTGCGCGAAGATCTGCCGCCCGGCACCTTCGTCATCGTCGATCAGTTCATCGACCGGACTTTTGCCCGCGAGAAGAGTTTTTTCGGCACGGGGCTGGTCGCGCATATTTCGATGGCGCACCCGGTCTGCAACCGTTTGGGCGATCATCTGTTTGCGGCAGCCGAGTCCTTGAATATACCGGTTGCGCGCGGTGGTACTTACTTGGTGATGGAGGGAATGCAGTTCTCCAGCCTTGCGGAGTCTGAACTGTATCGTTCGTGGCGTTGTGACGTGATCGGCATGACCAATATGCCGGAAGCGAAACTCGCGCGTGAGGCGGAAATTTGTTACGCGACGGTGGCGATGGTGACGGATTTCGATTGCTGGCATCCGGAACACGATAATGTGACGGTGGATGCCATCGTCAAAGTGCTGCTGGCTAACGCTGACAAGGCCCGCGCGCTGGTCAAGGCCGTTGCGCATCCTGTGCATGCGGATAGCTGTGCCGGCACATGCGCCTGTCGCAGCGCGCTGCAATATGCAATCCTGACCGCGCCTGAAGCGCGCGATGCCGCGATGCTCGAAAAACTCTCCGCTGTGGCGGGCCGTATCCTCAATCCTCAATCCTGA
- a CDS encoding adenine phosphoribosyltransferase, whose protein sequence is MMLKSLIRTVPHYPHQGIMFRDITTLLKDPAGLRDMVARIVARYQDMQIDVVAGIESRGFIVGTPVAYELNLGFVPIRKRGKLPSETVGRDYELEYGSDRIEIHVDAIKPGDRVLLVDDLIATGGTAEAATKLIEDMGGIVVECCFVIDLPDIGGRARLEGQGQKVFALCEFEGD, encoded by the coding sequence ATCATGCTCAAATCTCTCATCCGTACGGTTCCTCATTACCCTCATCAGGGCATCATGTTTCGCGACATCACCACCCTGCTCAAAGATCCGGCAGGCTTGCGTGACATGGTGGCCAGAATCGTTGCACGTTATCAGGATATGCAGATCGATGTTGTCGCTGGTATCGAGTCGCGCGGCTTTATCGTCGGCACGCCTGTCGCCTATGAGCTGAATCTGGGCTTCGTGCCGATCAGAAAACGCGGCAAATTGCCGTCCGAGACGGTCGGCCGCGACTATGAACTGGAATACGGCAGCGACCGCATCGAAATCCACGTTGATGCAATCAAACCGGGCGATCGCGTGTTGCTGGTGGACGACTTGATCGCAACCGGCGGCACGGCGGAGGCGGCCACCAAGCTGATCGAAGACATGGGCGGAATTGTCGTCGAATGCTGCTTTGTGATCGATCTGCCCGATATCGGCGGGCGTGCCAGGCTGGAGGGGCAGGGGCAGAAGGTATTCGCTTTGTGCGAGTTTGAAGGTGACTAA